The following proteins are co-located in the Trichomycterus rosablanca isolate fTriRos1 chromosome 14, fTriRos1.hap1, whole genome shotgun sequence genome:
- the sh3d19 gene encoding SH3 domain-containing protein 19 has product MAGLYSERNIRARIQEFENQVTTEETSVPTPRPRNSRPAVGTKPSVPPRASISSTTAGETDVRDETNNYFNEVLDDHINPTPTYWRPQLSTKPSLNSFDQVKPLIKSPPQLPSRSSLRRSNTLNSRDEEDGFNSSPFSPTTLSKQILNVNNHNNSAQNDYMDAGINWTSAAIPRPVGRKPTIIRVPTRQEDEMTFPPALPVQKAIGGPPPSLRYKESFGYASEPNLPPRPGVGKQFPPRPPPAKSGPGRPPPPRKDGIQRNSSMLQSQQTQRTTRKVSRKGPVLPPRPNPGHRLYNSYTLEIPHGIAEFDHNGMHTGELSFQKNEVLVLLNQKDSNTFECQVGDAKGTVQKSHMKIITPLSNYCHEVQPVPQQSSSHPAFGSSRLLKVQALYDFTPEGPGELGLRAGDIITDVEQLDSEWYLGTCRGMTGFFPINYVKPLSGSPAPPPSPTPAPAPAKPAAHNVRGPRCVARFDFEADESSELSFTEGEVIRLLEYVGEEWARGEIGSHQGIFPLNFVEVVEDLPSPSVKNQPRIPLPGMAASNNKQAAASTPKHVKVERFLALYDFNTETDGDLSFYRGDVIELIEHIDEEWSQGRLNGKEGIFPTSFTQPHTGGFLSR; this is encoded by the exons ATGGCAGGCCTCTACAGTGAGCGCAACATCCGAGCAAGGATCCAGGAGTTTGAGAACCAGGTGACCACTGAGGAGACTAGTGTTCCTACACCGAGACCCAGAAATTCTAGACCAGCAGTGGGAACGAAGCCCTCCGTACCTCCTCGAGCTTCCATCAGCAGCACCACAGCTGGAGAAACAGATGTTCGAGATGAGACAAATAACTACTTCAATGAGGTTCTTGATGATCATATAAACCCAACGCCAACCTACTGGAGACCCCAACTTTCTACAAAACCTTCCCTAAATTCTTTTGATCAGGTTAAACCTTTGATTAAATCCCCCCCTCAGCTGCCATCTCGATCCTCACTGCGCAGATCCAACACTTTAAACTCACGTGATGAAGAGGATGGTTTCAATAGCTCCCCGTTTTCTCCAACGACTCTCAGTAAACAGATTCTGAATGTGAACAATCACAACAACTCAGCTCAGAACGACTACATGGATGCTGGGATTA ACTGGACTTCTGCTGCGATACCCCGCCCAGTTGGTAGGAAACCAACCATTATCAGAGTGCCTACCAGGC AGGAAGATGAAATGACTTTCCCACCTGCACTTCCTGTGCAGAAAGCTATAGGAGGCCCTCCACCTTCACTCAGATACAAG GAGTCATTTGGATATGCATCTGAACCAAATCTGCCTCCACG CCCTGGTGTTGGAAAACAGTTTCCCCCTCGCCCGCCTCCGGCTAAATCTGGCCCGGGACGTCCTCCTCCTCCACGGAAAGACGGCATCCAGCGTAATTCCTCCATGCTACAATCACAACAGACACAGCGAACGACCAGGAAGGTTTCCAGAAAAGGGCCTGTGCTTCCCCCAAGACCTAATCCTGGCCATCGCCTCTATAACAGTTACACG cTGGAAATTCCTCATGGCATTGCTGAGTTTGACCACAACGGCATGCATACAGGAGAGCTTTCCTTCCAG AAAAATGAAGTGCTGGTTCTGTTAAACCAAAAAGACAGCAATACGTTTGAGTGCCAAGTAGGAGATGCAAAAGGAACCGTTCAGAAATCCCACATGAAGATTATCACACCACTGTCAAATTACTGTCATGAAGTCCAACCAGTGCCGCAG CAAAGCAGTTCACATCCGGCCTTTGGATCTTCCAGGTTGCTGAAGGTTCAAGCACTTTATGATTTCACTCCAG AGGGACCTGGTGAACTTGGACTGAGGGCCGGAGACATCATCACCGATGTGGAACAGCTGGACAGTGAATGGTATTTAGGAACATGCCGAGGCATGACAGGCTTTTTCCCCATCAACTACGTCAAACCTCTT TCTGGTTCTCCagctcctccaccctcacccaCCCCGGCTCCAGCACCTGCTAAACCTGCTGCTCACAACGTCAG GGGACCACGGTGTGTGGCGAGGTTTGATTTCGAGGCCGATGAAAGCAGTGAGCTTTCATTTACAGAGGGTGAAGTGATCCGACTCCTAGAGTATGTGGGCGAGGAATGGGCTCGGGGTGAGATCGGCAGCCATCAGGGAATTTTCCCCCTTAATTTTGTGGAAGTGGTTGAGGATCTTCCTTCACCTTCAGTGAAGAACCAGCCTAGAATCCCCCTgcctg GAATGGCTGCCTCAAATAACAAGCAAGCTGCTGCTTCAACACCGAagcat GTTAAGGTGGAGCGGTTCCTGGCTCTGTACGACTTCAACACCGAGACGGACGGTGATCTGTCATTCTACCGTGGTGACGTGATTGAACTGATCGAGCACATCGATGAGGAATGGAGCCAGGGAAGACTGAACGGCAAAGAAGGAATATTTCCTACATCCTTCACACAACCACATACAG GTGGTTTCCTGTCACGTTAA
- the rps3a gene encoding small ribosomal subunit protein eS1: MAVGKNKRLTKGGKKGAKKKIVDPFSKKDWYDVKAPAMFNIRNLGKTLVTRTQGTRIASDGLKGRVFEVSLADLQNDEVAFRKFKLITEDVQGKNCLTNFHGMDLTRDKMCSMVKKWQTMIEAHVDVKTTDGYLLRLFCVGFTKKRSNQIRKTSYAQHQQVRQIRKKMMEIMTREVQTNDLKEVVNKLIPDSVGKDIEKACQSIYPLHDVYVRKVKMLKKPKFELGKLMELHGEGGSSSSAKPAEGDTGAKVERADGYEPPVQDSV; the protein is encoded by the exons ATGGCAGTCGGCAAGAATAAGAGGCTGACCAAAGGTGGCAAAAAAGGTGCCAAGAAGAAGAT TGTGGATCCTTTTTCCAAGAAGGACTGGTACGATGTTAAAGCCCCGGCCATGTTCAACATCCGCAACCTGGGCAAGACTCTGGTCACCAGGACTCAGGGAACTA GGATCGCTTCTGATGGTCTGAAGGGCCGCGTGTTCGAGGTGAGCCTCGCTGATCTGCAGAACGATGAGGTTGCCTTCCGCAAGTTCAAGCTCATCACTGAGGATGTGCAGGGCAAGAACTGCCTGACCAACTTCCATGGCATGGACCTGACTCGTGACAAGATGTGCTCCATGGTCAAGAAGTGGCAG ACAATGATTGAAGCCCATGTGGATGTGAAGACCACAGATGGTTACCTGCTCCGCCTTTTCTGCGTTGGCTTCACCAAGAAACGCTCCAACCAGATCCGCAAGACATCATACGCTCAGCACCAGCAGGTTCGCCAGATCCGCAAGAAGATGATGGAAATCATGACCCGTGAGGTTCAGACCAACGACCTCAAGGAGGTGGTCAACAAGCT GATCCCTGACAGTGTGGGTAAGGACATTGAAAAGGCCTGCCAGTCAATCTACCCTCTGCATGACGTCTATGTCAGGAAGGTCAAGATGCTCAAAAAGCCCAAGTTTGAAT TGGGCAAGCTTATGGAGCTGCATGGTGAGGGAGGAAGCAGCAGCTCGGCTAAGCCAGCGGAGGGTGATACCGGGGCAAAGGTGGAGAGAGCGGACGGATACGAGCCCCCCGTCCAGGACTCCGTTTAA